One part of the Phragmites australis chromosome 3, lpPhrAust1.1, whole genome shotgun sequence genome encodes these proteins:
- the LOC133913122 gene encoding small ribosomal subunit protein uS13c-like encodes MATLSMVSVPIAPSSLSLSTRGRSSSLSFPAPKKGGIGHSGLRIECIRIGGVEIPNHKRVEYSLQYIHGIGRTRSRQILLDLNFDNKITKNLSEEEVITLRKEVGKYMIEGDLKRFNRVAIERMKEIRCYKGIRHKLGLPVRGQRTKNNCRTLKGKRASVAKKKSPASQEE; translated from the exons ATGGCGACCCTCTCCATGGTCTCCGTCCCCATCGCTCCCTCCTCCCTTTCCCTCTCCACCCGTGGCCGCagctcctccctctccttccccgcTCCCAAG AAGGGAGGAATTGGTCATAGTGGCCTGCGGATCGAGTGCATTCGTATTGGTGGTGTTGAAATTCCAAACCACAAGAGGGTAGAGTACTCGCTGCAGTACATCCACGGCATTGGGCGGACACGCTCCCGACAGATCCTTTTGGACCTCAATTTTGACAACAAGATCACCAAGAACCTCTCTGAGGAGGAGGTCATCACCCTCCGTAAGGAGGTCGGCAAGTACATGATTGAAGGAGACCTT AAACGTTTCAACCGTGTGGCGATTGAGAGGATGAAGGAGATTAGGTGCTACAAGGGCATCCGGCACAAGCTTGGGCTTCCGGTTCGTGGCCAGAGGACAAAGAACAACTGCCGGACACTCAAGGGAAAGAGGGCTTCAGTTGCCAAGAAGAAGTCGCCTGCCTCCCAGGAGGAATAA
- the LOC133913121 gene encoding uncharacterized membrane protein At4g09580-like isoform X2, with the protein MAMPFARRDIEAAGACSSQDDSPAAKKGKPEASGMRPTLTRSEAFAFAAVLALFTAGICCVFLAAPRREFGQILRLPRSLADVRLLKDNLAVYARDHQANFILGYCSIYIFMQTFMIPGTIFMSLLAGALFGVIKGGILVVFTATAGASSCYFVSKLIGRPLVSWLWPEKLRYFQSEIAKRKEKLLNYMLFLRITPTLPNTFINMASSIVDIPFHIFFAATLVGLIPASYITVKAGRALGDLKSVRELYDFKTLVVLFLIGSVAVVPTILKRKRTYE; encoded by the exons ATGGCCATGCCGTTCGCGCGCCGCGACATCGAGGCGGCGGGCGCCTGCTCCAGCCAGGACGACTCGCCGGCCGCCAAGAAGGGGAAGCCGGAGGCCTCTGGGATGCGCCCCACGCTGACGCGGTCCGAGGCGTTCGCGTTCGCAGCCGTGCTCGCGCTCTTCACCGCCGGGATCTGCTGTGTCTTCCTCGCCGCGCCCCGCCGCGAGTTCGGGCAGATCCTACGCCTCCCTCGCAGCCTCGCCGACGTCCGCCTCCTCAA AGACAATCTCGCTGTTTATGCAAGAGATCATCAAGCAAATTTTATATTGGGGTATTGCTCAATATACATCTTCATGCAGACATTTATGATCCCCGGAACAATATTCATGTCTTTACTTGCCGGGGCTCTTTTTGGAGTGATTAAAGGTGGCATTTTGGTCGTCTTCACTGCCACAGCTGGCGCATCATCTTGCTATTttgtctccaagttgattgGAAGACCCTTGGTTAGTTGGTTGTGGCCTGAAAAACTGAGATATTTCCAGTCAGAG ATTGCTAAGAGGAAGGAAAAGCTATTGAACTATATGCTTTTTCTGAGAATAACACCAACTTTACCCAACACATTCATAAATATGGCGTCATCCATTGTTGACATACctttccatattttttttgcTGCAACGCTAGTTGGTCTCATCCCAGCATCTTATATCACTGTAAAG GCTGGTAGAGCTCTAGGCGATCTGAAATCAGTTAGAGAGTTGTATGACTTCAAGACATTAGTCGTTCTGTTCCTCATTGGATCTGTTGCTGTTGTTCCAACAATCCTGAAAAGGAAGAGAACATACGAATGA
- the LOC133913121 gene encoding uncharacterized membrane protein At4g09580-like isoform X1: MHDELHFPAAQNTQHRTTASSPSSSSPHEAASETCLVAPVAAAASSASLLRPSPPRLRSHGHAVRAPRHRGGGRLLQPGRLAGRQEGEAGGLWDAPHADAVRGVRVRSRARALHRRDLLCLPRRAPPRVRADPTPPSQPRRRPPPQTFMIPGTIFMSLLAGALFGVIKGGILVVFTATAGASSCYFVSKLIGRPLVSWLWPEKLRYFQSEIAKRKEKLLNYMLFLRITPTLPNTFINMASSIVDIPFHIFFAATLVGLIPASYITVKAGRALGDLKSVRELYDFKTLVVLFLIGSVAVVPTILKRKRTYE, encoded by the exons ATGCACGATGAGTTGCATTTCCCCGCGGCACAGAACACACAACAccgcaccaccgcctcctccccctcgtCCTCCTCACCCCATGAGGCCGCCTCCGAGACATGCCTCGTAGCCCCGGTagcagccgccgcctcctccgcgtcTCTCCTCCGTCCGAGCCCCCCGCGCCTCCGTAGCCATGGCCATGCCGTTCGCGCGCCGCGACATCGAGGCGGCGGGCGCCTGCTCCAGCCAGGACGACTCGCCGGCCGCCAAGAAGGGGAAGCCGGAGGCCTCTGGGATGCGCCCCACGCTGACGCGGTCCGAGGCGTTCGCGTTCGCAGCCGTGCTCGCGCTCTTCACCGCCGGGATCTGCTGTGTCTTCCTCGCCGCGCCCCGCCGCGAGTTCGGGCAGATCCTACGCCTCCCTCGCAGCCTCGCCGACGTCCGCCTCCTCAA ACATTTATGATCCCCGGAACAATATTCATGTCTTTACTTGCCGGGGCTCTTTTTGGAGTGATTAAAGGTGGCATTTTGGTCGTCTTCACTGCCACAGCTGGCGCATCATCTTGCTATTttgtctccaagttgattgGAAGACCCTTGGTTAGTTGGTTGTGGCCTGAAAAACTGAGATATTTCCAGTCAGAG ATTGCTAAGAGGAAGGAAAAGCTATTGAACTATATGCTTTTTCTGAGAATAACACCAACTTTACCCAACACATTCATAAATATGGCGTCATCCATTGTTGACATACctttccatattttttttgcTGCAACGCTAGTTGGTCTCATCCCAGCATCTTATATCACTGTAAAG GCTGGTAGAGCTCTAGGCGATCTGAAATCAGTTAGAGAGTTGTATGACTTCAAGACATTAGTCGTTCTGTTCCTCATTGGATCTGTTGCTGTTGTTCCAACAATCCTGAAAAGGAAGAGAACATACGAATGA